A genomic region of Pristiophorus japonicus isolate sPriJap1 chromosome 20, sPriJap1.hap1, whole genome shotgun sequence contains the following coding sequences:
- the LOC139233024 gene encoding transmembrane protein 217-like, with protein sequence MPIIRKLRAKLRKLPGGKLCGLNAKDGTILAGLFMLMISIMHIIFEVGHLMRFQLIIASNSTIGEMHSFNVEKYCITSITFVSMTMIAVFLLFISVWKEFVWGVGGYIVWIIVFEVTQIFILSFSVPYPYEPLRSMRALELFGLIMRLISHVFWMIFVSSHTIELSKISKTTSEQKKSKQPMPPKLKFAKDMAV encoded by the coding sequence ATGCCGATCATACGTAAATTGCGTGCGAAATTGCGGAAACTGCCAGGTGGTAAACTGTGTGGTTTGAACGCCAAAGATGGGACTATTCTGGCCGGACTGTTCATGTTGATGATATCCATCATGCACATCATCTTTGAAGTAGGGCATCTGATGCGCTTTCAACTCATTATCGCCTCCAATTCGACTATTGGTGAGATGCACTCTTTCAATGTTGAGAAATACTGCATCACATCAATTACCTTCGTTTCTATGACCATGATCGCAGTCTTTCTCTTGTTCATATCTGTCTGGAAGGAGTTTGTCTGGGGAGTAGGAGGCTACATTGTTTGGATAATCGTATTTGAGGTGACACAGATTTTCATCCTGAGCTTCTCAGTACCCTACCCTTACGAGCCCTTGAGAAGTATGCGAGCGCTGGAATTGTTCGGGCTCATCATGCGCTTGATCTCGCACGTGTTCTGGATGATATTTGTGAGCTCGCACACAATCGAGTTGTCCAAAATCAGTAAGACCACCTCTGAACAGAAGAAAAGCAAGCAGCCAATGCCGCCGAAGCTCAAGTTTGCAAAGGACATGGCTGTGTAG